In Corynebacterium aquilae DSM 44791, the genomic stretch AGATCGCTGACCACAATCTCCGGCGTGACACCATCGGCCAGCTTCTGGAAATCCAGGGCCGAAAAACACCGGACCACCACACCAGGCCCCTCACGACCCGCGCGGCCAGCGCGCTGCTCCGCCTGGGGGCGGGCACACGACACGGTGACCAGTCCCGCCATGTCGCGACCGTGGTCGCGGCGCGGCGCGCGGGATAAACCCGCGTCGACTACCGCGCGTACACCGGGCACCGTAACCGACGACTCCGCCACCGCAGTGGACACCACCACACGCGGCTCATCGGTATACATCGCCGCGTCCTGTTCCTGCGGAGTCAACCGCCCGTGCAGCGGATAGGCGTTCACACCCCGGTCGGCCAACGCGTCCATCACGATGCGGATCTCCCGCACACCCGGCACAAACACCAACACCGAATATCCCTGTGCAGACTGCTGCGCAAACTGGCTGGCCGCCTCATGCGCGACGTGCTGTAGGAATTCGCGTGATACAGCCAGCCTGCCAGCAGCCGGACTGTATATCACCTCCAGCGGGTGCAACACCGCCGGAGTATCGATGATTGGTGCGTCACCCATGAGGCGGGAAAACTTCCTTGCATCAATCGTCGCCGACATCGCCACCACATGCAGATCCTCAATCAGCTCCGCGGCTTCCAAGGCGAGCGCCAAAGCAACATCAGTATCCAGCTGACGTTCGTGCACCTCATCGACAATCACCGCCCCCACCCCGTGAAGCTCCGGGTCATCCAACAGGCGCCGAATCAGCACGCCGGGAGTCACAAACGTCACCACCGAACCGGGATGGTTCTCACCGCGCACCTGGTAGCCAACCACATCGCCCAAGGAAGTGTCCGACAGCTGCGCCAGGCGCCGGGCGGCAGCACGCACAGCAACGCGCCGCGGCGCCACAACCACAACCTGCGGGCGCGTGGGCGAACACTGACCAAGCATGTTTGCCACCACGGGCGGAACAAGTGTCGTTTTGCCAGTGCCGGGAGGCGCGGTGATGATAGCGCGCTGGTGCTGGCGGAGATGGGTGGGGATGGAAGAAACGATGCGGGATACCGGGAGCCCGTGTCCAATGTCTTCAACTGGGAAGAGAAATTTCATGAGTGAAGTTTCGGGGGTAATTAACAGACGTGTGCGATTTGTATTGCTACGCATCCCCAACGCTGTTACAGTTATTTCAGCTGCTGCAGTTGCTGCAGTTGATTAGAAAGGATGTTTCCAGATGTCCGCTGTGGAAAATGCTGCTGTCTTTAAGTGTGACACCCTGACTGTCTCAGATGCCCAACGGGCCGCAATCGAACAAATCGTGGGCAAGGATTCCGAACAAAATGAGTTCGCCACCATGGTTCGACACGTCATGCAGATCGTGGAACAGCGTGGTGCCTTCGTCATCGTGGAGGAAGACGGCGAACTGAGCCCGACGAAAGCCGCCGAGTTTCTCAAAGTATCTCGTCCGACCGTGATGTCCTTCATCAAGAAGGGAAAGCTCGAGTGCCGCAAGGTCGGATCGCACTACCGTATCCCAGTGTCCGCGCTCCTTGAATTCAAAAAAGCACAAGATGCCGGCAACAAGTTCACGGCGGAAGCACTCAGCCAACCCCAGCACCTGTCTGTAGAGGATAAACCACTCACGGCTGAGCAGATCGACTTCGCTCGCTCTCTGTTCAACGAAGAGTAATCAGTTTGAGGAACTCCTGAATGGGGCGCCTGTCGTCGCATTCAGGACAAATGGGTAAATCGTGGGTGCGTTCATCTCCGATGGGCACAAACCAC encodes the following:
- a CDS encoding helix-turn-helix domain-containing protein produces the protein MSAVENAAVFKCDTLTVSDAQRAAIEQIVGKDSEQNEFATMVRHVMQIVEQRGAFVIVEEDGELSPTKAAEFLKVSRPTVMSFIKKGKLECRKVGSHYRIPVSALLEFKKAQDAGNKFTAEALSQPQHLSVEDKPLTAEQIDFARSLFNEE